A stretch of the Clostridium fungisolvens genome encodes the following:
- a CDS encoding LCP family protein codes for MQKRARSLLKFVAIIMLLLIIFCSLGYWYLRNTIYSNDEIKFTEENIEEKVQVSQYFNHAFQGINPITGSIPSSEVKENANREIYKEQEGVTNILLLGTDGRTLNENSRSDSIIIATLDNNHKKIKYTSIMRDTYVQIKGHGEDKINSAFAYGGVKLLTDTIYRNFNMKIDKYILVNFWGFEDIVNELGGIDVSIKEYEIKEINKYIGEVDEVKSPEITHAGMQHLDGQQALAYSRIRKVGNGSYERTQRQRTVMTEVGKKIMNINPIQYPNMLKAILPYIKTNVEPIQLMNYAYTAYSMGSVEFEGLQLPANELCEGKIYRGSWVLLIDKEQNAKMLNDFIFKDKKYDPKNFDRKQVQSIMNDYSSRE; via the coding sequence ATGCAAAAAAGAGCAAGAAGTTTATTAAAGTTTGTTGCAATAATAATGTTATTATTGATTATATTTTGTTCTTTGGGATATTGGTACCTAAGAAATACTATATATTCAAATGATGAGATCAAGTTTACAGAGGAAAATATCGAGGAAAAAGTTCAAGTAAGTCAGTACTTTAATCATGCATTTCAAGGAATTAATCCCATAACAGGGAGTATTCCGAGTAGTGAAGTAAAAGAGAATGCAAATAGGGAAATATATAAAGAACAAGAGGGGGTAACCAATATACTCTTGCTAGGAACTGATGGGAGAACGTTAAATGAAAATTCAAGATCAGACTCTATAATAATTGCAACCTTAGACAACAATCACAAGAAGATAAAATACACATCCATAATGAGAGATACTTATGTACAAATAAAAGGGCATGGAGAAGATAAAATAAACAGCGCTTTTGCATATGGAGGTGTTAAATTATTAACTGATACAATTTATAGGAATTTTAATATGAAAATAGATAAATATATACTTGTGAATTTTTGGGGGTTTGAAGATATAGTAAATGAATTAGGCGGTATAGATGTTAGCATAAAAGAATATGAAATTAAAGAGATAAATAAATATATAGGTGAGGTAGATGAGGTCAAATCACCTGAAATTACTCATGCAGGAATGCAGCATCTAGATGGACAACAAGCATTAGCCTATTCCAGAATACGAAAAGTAGGAAATGGAAGTTATGAAAGAACTCAAAGACAAAGGACAGTAATGACTGAAGTTGGTAAAAAGATAATGAATATTAATCCAATACAATATCCTAATATGTTAAAAGCAATACTTCCATATATAAAAACCAACGTTGAACCAATACAACTCATGAATTATGCTTATACTGCATACTCAATGGGGAGCGTAGAATTCGAAGGGTTGCAGCTTCCTGCAAATGAATTGTGCGAAGGTAAGATCTATAGAGGGTCATGGGTACTATTAATTGATAAAGAACAAAATGCAAAGATGTTGAACGACTTTATTTTTAAAGATAAAAAATACGATCCTAAAAATTTTGACAGAAAACAGGTTCAATCGATAATGAATGATTACTCAAGCAGAGAGTAA
- a CDS encoding PhoH family protein: protein MKKTYVLDTNVLLYSPGAVLTFEDNDVVIPEVVLEELDNLKKTNNDLGLNARHAARLLDKLRKEGNLSEGIQLPGGGSLRVESNHYGTKIPPSWDIVKADNRIIQVCIALKESGEDVHLITKDIFERIKADTVGIEVDDFHEEVVPEQDNQYTGRIEVYATQEVIEKFYKEKQLKPSELSVYDNSNQTYVEPKLEINQFLILHCADNNKQTALGRFDGQVIVPLIYKDCKSFGLSARNVGQKFMMECLWTDASKAPLAIIKGPAGTAKTLFSLATGLQKILEEQNSQFRRILVCRPNVTMDEEIGYLPGSEQEKIAPFMRPIFDNLEILIDSDENERYRNEKELNDKIMELFDRKIITTEAVAYLRGRSIVKNWVIIDEAQNLTPKQVKAIITRVGEGTKLILIGDPDQIDQPFLDSRSNGLCYASEKMKGSKLCYQVTLKYDECERSAIAFEGAKRL, encoded by the coding sequence TTGAAAAAAACTTATGTACTTGATACCAACGTTTTATTGTACTCACCAGGGGCTGTGTTAACCTTCGAGGATAATGATGTAGTCATTCCAGAAGTTGTATTAGAAGAACTGGATAATTTGAAGAAGACAAATAATGATTTGGGATTAAATGCAAGGCATGCTGCAAGGCTATTGGATAAATTGAGGAAAGAAGGTAACTTAAGTGAAGGCATTCAATTGCCAGGTGGGGGCAGTTTAAGAGTTGAATCAAATCACTATGGAACTAAAATACCTCCAAGCTGGGATATTGTGAAGGCTGATAACAGAATAATACAAGTATGCATAGCACTTAAAGAAAGTGGAGAGGACGTTCATTTAATAACAAAAGATATATTTGAAAGAATTAAGGCAGATACAGTAGGAATTGAAGTTGATGATTTTCATGAAGAAGTTGTTCCAGAACAAGATAACCAATATACTGGTAGAATTGAAGTTTATGCTACTCAAGAAGTAATTGAGAAATTCTATAAGGAAAAGCAATTAAAGCCAAGTGAGTTATCAGTATATGATAATAGCAACCAGACATATGTAGAGCCGAAATTAGAAATAAATCAATTTTTGATTTTACACTGTGCAGACAATAACAAGCAAACTGCATTAGGTAGATTTGATGGTCAGGTGATAGTGCCACTTATCTATAAAGATTGTAAATCCTTTGGGCTCTCAGCAAGAAATGTTGGACAAAAGTTCATGATGGAATGCCTATGGACAGATGCGTCCAAAGCACCATTAGCAATAATTAAAGGACCTGCTGGAACTGCTAAAACTCTATTTTCTTTAGCAACCGGACTCCAAAAAATATTAGAAGAGCAAAATAGTCAGTTTAGAAGGATATTGGTATGTAGACCTAATGTTACAATGGATGAAGAAATAGGGTATTTACCAGGCTCTGAGCAGGAAAAAATCGCTCCTTTTATGAGGCCAATTTTTGATAATTTGGAGATTTTAATAGATTCAGATGAAAATGAAAGATATAGAAATGAAAAAGAATTAAATGATAAGATAATGGAATTGTTTGATAGAAAGATTATAACTACTGAAGCAGTTGCTTATCTGAGAGGAAGATCAATAGTTAAAAATTGGGTTATAATTGATGAAGCACAAAATCTTACCCCAAAACAGGTAAAGGCAATTATAACTAGAGTTGGTGAAGGAACAAAGTTAATATTAATCGGTGATCCGGATCAAATAGATCAACCGTTCTTAGATTCTAGATCAAATGGGTTATGTTATGCTTCAGAAAAGATGAAGGGAAGTAAACTTTGTTATCAAGTAACTTTGAAGTATGATGAATGTGAAAGAAGCGCCATTGCTTTTGAGGGAGCAAAAAGATTGTAA
- a CDS encoding M15 family metallopeptidase, with translation MNENNATKKKTSIIKKIIFLYTFIFTMSVAISVSIISINKSQKNTQVMTNKESIPSQNSTKNISINNGSDTNDIKQNEDSSDDGKVKLTNELVNKISSEDYRLLLVNKDYPLDDTYKPDNLVIPKVKMMGSVANENRKLKKEAAEALENLFSDAKKEKINLTFVSGYRSFESQASVYERKVKSDGATAASKYVAKQGSSEHQTGLAVDINSSPYYDLAEDFEKTKEGKWIAENAFKYGFVIRYLKGKSDITGYNYEPWHLRYVGQENAKYMYENNLCLEEYVEKLAAEKRN, from the coding sequence ATGAATGAAAATAACGCTACAAAGAAAAAAACATCTATTATAAAAAAAATAATTTTTTTATATACCTTTATTTTTACCATGTCTGTAGCAATATCAGTATCTATAATTTCAATTAATAAGTCGCAAAAGAATACTCAAGTAATGACTAATAAAGAAAGCATACCTAGCCAGAATAGTACGAAAAACATTTCTATAAACAATGGAAGTGATACAAATGATATTAAACAAAACGAAGATTCTAGTGATGACGGAAAGGTTAAGCTAACAAATGAATTAGTGAATAAAATATCATCAGAAGATTACAGACTTCTTTTGGTAAATAAAGATTATCCTTTAGATGATACATATAAACCAGATAACTTGGTGATTCCCAAGGTGAAAATGATGGGTTCTGTTGCAAATGAAAATAGAAAGTTGAAAAAAGAAGCTGCGGAAGCTTTAGAGAATTTATTTAGTGATGCAAAGAAGGAAAAAATTAATTTAACATTTGTATCAGGTTATAGAAGCTTTGAAAGTCAAGCCAGTGTTTATGAAAGAAAAGTGAAAAGTGACGGCGCTACAGCAGCTAGTAAATATGTTGCTAAACAAGGTTCAAGTGAACATCAGACGGGGCTTGCCGTGGATATAAATTCTTCACCTTACTATGATTTAGCTGAAGATTTTGAAAAAACTAAAGAGGGAAAATGGATAGCAGAAAATGCTTTTAAATATGGATTTGTTATTAGATATCTAAAAGGTAAGAGTGACATAACTGGATATAATTATGAACCATGGCATTTGAGATATGTTGGGCAAGAGAATGCTAAATATATGTATGAAAATAATTTGTGTCTTGAAGAATATGTAGAGAAACTTGCGGCAGAAAAAAGAAATTAA